The following is a genomic window from Staphylococcus saccharolyticus.
ATAGTTTTTGGGCTCGATAGAACCTTCTGTGAGAACTTCACCACGTTCTACAGATTGCCCTACTTCCACTTTAAGTCTCGAAGTACCTGAAGCCAGATATGATCTTGTTTCATTAGCACCTTTAACGATGATTTCTTGTTGACGATCTTTAGCTAATTTAATGTCTTCTACAACACCTTCGATTTCAGTAATAACCGCTTGACCTTTAGGATTACGCGCTTCGAAGATTTCTTGGATACGTGGAAGACCTTGCGTGATATCGCTTCCTGCAACCCCACCAGTGTGGAATGTACGCATTGTAAGTTGGGTACCTGGCTCACCAATTGATTGAGCGGCAATTGTACCAACTGCTTCTCCAACTTCAACTTTTTCTCCAGTGGCAAGGTTTTTACCATAACATTTTTCACAAACACCATGGCGAGTATTACAAGTGAATGCAGAACGAATATACATTTGTTCAATACCTGCATCAGTGATTTGTTTAGCGATATCAGCAGTAATTAATTCATCTGGACGGATGATGATTTCATCAGTTTCCGGATGGCGAATTGTTTCTTTAGAGTAGCGACCTTCGATACGTTCAATGAATGGTTCAATCATTTCTGTACCCTCTTTGATATCAGAAACTAATAAACCACGGTCGGTACCACAGTCTTCTTCACGCACGATAACATCTTGTGCCACGTCAACAAGACGACGAGTAAGGTAACCAGAATCAGCTGTTTTAAGGGCTGTATCGGCAAGACCTTTACGCGCACCATGTGTAGAAATGAAGTACTCTAATACAGTTAAACCTTCACGGAATGAAGATGTGATTGGTAACTCGATAATTTTACCTGAAGGTGCAGCCATTAATCCACGCATACCAGCTAACTGAGTAAAGTTAGATGCGTTACCACGGGCACCAGAATCACTCATCATGAAGATTGGGTTTGTTTTTTCAAGAGACTGCATTAATTCGCCTTGAATTTGGTCTTTAGCGTCAGTCCAAATCTCAACAACCCCATTGTAACGCTCATCTTCAGTGATTAAACCACGATTAAATTGTTTAGTCACACGTTCAACTAATTTTTCGTGTTCATCTAGGATATCTTGTTTATCTGGTAGTACCACAATATCAGATACACCAACAGTGATTCCTGCTTTAGAAGAGAATTTGAAACCTAAATCTTTCATTCTATCTAACATCATAGAAGTATCCGTAATGCTAAATCTATTGAATACTTCAGCAATAATGTTTCCTAAGAACTTTTTATTAAATGGTTCTATAAGTACTGCATTATCAAAGTATTCTTTTAATCCACCTTCACCCAATTGAGTAGGATCAATAAAGTATTTGTCAGGTGTCTTTGTTTCTAAATTAGCTTGGCTTGGCTCATTGATATATGCAAATGAATCAGGAATAATTTCATTGAAAATAATTTTACCTACTGAAGTAGCTAATATTTTATTATTTTGTTCATCAGTAAATGTTGGATTATTAAATGAATTAGCATGAACACCAATACGAGTGTGTAAGTGTACATATCCATTTGCATATGCTTTTAATACTTCATTTGTATCATTAAAAATGGCACCAGTATTTACCGCATCTTTTCGTTCTAATGTTAAATAATAGTTACCTAATACCATATCTTGAGATGGTGTAACAACTGGCTTACCATCTTTAGGATTTAAGATGTTTTGAGCAGCAAGCATTAACATACGAGCTTCAGCTTGTGCTTCTTTAGATAAAGGTACGTGAACAGCCATTTGGTCACCATCAAAGTCTGCGTTATATGCAGTTGTAACAAGTGGATGAAGACGAATCGCACGACCTTCAACTAATGTAGGTTCAAACGCTTGGATACCTAATCTATGCAATGTTGGTGCACGGTTAAGTAATACTGGGTGTTCAGTAATAACATCTTCTAATACATCCCATACTTCATCTTCCATACGTTCAATTTTACTTTTAGCATTTTTAATGTTTGTAGCAATTTCACGTTGAACTAGTTTTTTCATTACAAATGGTTTGAATAATTCAAGAGCCATCTCTTTTGGAAGACCACATTGATACATTTTCAAGCTTGGTCCTACTGCGATAACTGAACGGCCTGAATAGTCAACACGTTTCCCTAATAAGTTTTGACGGAAACGACCTTGTTTACCCTTCAACATATGTGAAAGTGATTTTAAAGGACGGTTACCAGGTCCAGTAACTGGACGGCCACGGCGACCGTTATCAATTAGAGCATCTACTGCTTCTTGTAACATACGTTTTTCGTTTTGTACGATGATACCAGGTGCACCAAGATCTAATAAACGTTTTAAACGATTATTACGGTTAATCACACGACGATACAAGTCGTTTAAATCACTTGTTGCAAAACGCCCTCCGTCTAATTGAACCATTGGACGAATTTCTGGTGGAATAATTGGTAGAACATCTAGTATCATACAAGAAGGATTGTTACCAGAATTTCTAAATGATTCAACAACTTCTAAACGTTTAATTGCTCGAGTTAATCTTTGACCTGTAGCAGATTCTAACTCATCACGTAAGATTTTTAACTCTTCGTCTAAATCAATTTCTTCTAATAAATCTTTAATACCTTCAGCGCCCATTTTGGCAGTAAATTGATTTGGATATTTATCATAATACTCTCTGAATTCAGCTTCAGACAATAACGTTTTCTTTTCTAATCCTGTAGGACCTGGATCAACTACTATATAAGAAGCAAAATAAATCACTTCTTCTAATGCTCTTGGTGACATATCGAGCAATAGTCCCATACGACTTGGAATTCCTTTGAAATACCAGATATGAGATACAGGTGCTGCTAATTCAATGTGTCCCATTCTTTCTCGACGCACTTTTGATTTAGTTACTTCAACGCCACATCTATCACATACCATACCTTTGTAGCGTACACGTTTGTACTTCCCACAACTACATTCCCAGTCTTTAGTAGGTCCAAAAATTCTTTCACAGAAAAGACCATCTTTTTCTGGCTTTAAAGTACGATAGTTTATTGTTTCAGGTTTCTTAACTTCACCATATGACCAAGAACGAATCTTTTCAGGTGAAGCTAATCCTATTTTCATATAATGGAAATTATTTACATCAATCAAGGAGCCTACCTCCTTCAATTTAGATTAGCTGTGCTATTTGATTGATTACTTTCATTGAAATCGAATACCTAAAGAAGTTGAAATGATAATCATTTCATACCCTTTAAGTATTCATTTATCTTAAGTGCTTATTAATCAGTTGTTTCTTTTTGTGATTCCGGAGCATTTTTTTGTTGTAAATCTACTTTGCGTTCCGTTGCATCTTCATCATCAACATCTGCCATTTCAATTTCATTATCATGCTCATCCATTACTTTAACATCTAATCCTAAACTTTGTAATTCTTTCATCAGTACTCGGAATGACTCAGGAACACTTGGTCTAGAGATGTTTTCACCTTTAACGATAGATTCGTAAGTTTTAACACGTCCTACTGTATCGTCAGATTTATAAGTTAAGATTTCTTGTAAAGTATAAGCAGCACCATATGCTTCAAGTGCCCATACCTCCATCTCACCGAAACGTTGTCCACCAAATTGTGCTTTACCACCGAGTGGTTGTTGTGTAACGAGTGAGTATGGTCCTGTTGAACGTGCATGCAATTTGTCATCAACCATGTGAGCAAGTTTAAGCATGTACATTACACCTACAGAAATACGGTTATCAAACGGTTCACCCGTACGCCCATCATATAATACAGTCTTACCATCACGTGCCATGCCGGCCTCTTCGATTGTAGACCAAACATCATCATCATTAGCACCATCAAATACTGGTGATGCAATGTGGATGCCTAAGTTTTTAGCAGCCATACCTAAGTGTAATTCTAGCACTTGTCCAATGTTCATACGTGAAGGTACACCAAGTGGATTTAACATGATGTCGATTGGTCGACCATCAGGTAAGTATGGCATATCTTCTTCAGGAACAATTTTAGAAATAACACCTTTATTACCATGACGACCGCACATTTTATCCCCTACATGAATTTTACGTTTTTGAACGATATAAACACGTACTAATTGATTTACACCAGGAGATAAAGTGTCATCGCCCTCTTCACGGTTGAAGACTTTTACATCTAATACGATGCCCCCTGCACCATGTGGTACACGTAATGAAGTATCACGAACTTCACGAGCCTTTTCACCGAAAATAGCATGTAATAATCTTTCTTCTGCTGTTAGTTCCGTTACACCTTTAGGCGTTACTTTGCCTACTAAGATGTCACCATCTTTAACTTCGGCACCAACATAAACGATACCACGATCGTCTAAGTTTTTAAGCGCACTTTCAGACACATTAGGAATATCACGAGTAATTTCTTCAGGTCCTAATTTAGTGTCACGTGCTTCTGATTCGTATTCTTCGATATGAATAGATGTATAGACATCATCTTTAACTAAACGTTCGCTCATGATAACGGCATCCTCATAGTTATAACCGTCCCAAGTCATGAAACCTACAACTACGTTACGACCTAAAGCCATTTCACCTAGTTCCATTGAAGGACCGTCTGCTAAAATTTCGTTATATTCAACAACGTCTCCAACAGAAACAATTGGGCGTTGGTTATAACATGTACCAGAGTTTGAACGTTTGAATTTTGCTAATGGATAGCGATCTAATTCACCTTCATGTTCAATACCATTTTCTTCTACTAAACGACGAACTAAAACTTCATTAGACTCAACATGTTCAACACGTCCTCTATGCTTAGCAGTAATTGCTGCACCTGAGTCACGCGCTGCTACATGTTCCATACCTGTTCCAACAAATGGCGCTTCTGGGTTCATTAATGGTACTGCTTGACGTTGCATGTTTGCACCCATTAATGCTCGGTTTGAGTCATCGTTTTCTAAGAATGGGATACATGCAGTAGCTGCTGAAACTACTTGTTTAGGTGATACGTCCATATAGTCCATTTTTTCTTTAGCCATCACTGTGTTATTGCCACGAAAACGACAAACAACTTCATCATCTAAGAAGCACCCATTTTCATCAAGACGTGAGTTTGCTTGTGCAACAACATAACTATCTTCTTCATCAGCAGTTAAGTAGTCAATTTGGTCAGTGATTGAATTAGTATCTAAATCAACTTTACGATAAGGTGTTTCAATAAAACCAAATTCATTTACTCTTGCATAACTAGATAATGAGTTAATTAATCCAATGTTTGGGCCCTCAGGTGTTTCAATAGGGCACATACGACCGTAGTGAGAATAATGCACGTCACGTACTTCCATTTGAGCGCGTTCACGAGTTAAACCACCAGGTCCTAGAGCTGATAAACGACGTTTATGAGTCAACTCAGCTAATGGGTTTGCTTGGTCCATGAATTGAGATAATTGAGAACTACCAAAAAATTCTTTAATAGATGCAATGACTGGACGAATATTAATTAATTGTTGTGGAGTGATAGAATCAGTGTCTTGAATTGACATTCTCTCACGTACAACACGTTCCATTCTAGACAAACCGATACGGAATTGGTTTTGTAGTAATTCACCAACTGAACGTAAACGACGATTACCTAAGTGGTCAATATCATCTGTATAACCAATTCCATTCAATAAGTTAAAGAAGTAACTCATTGAGGCGATAATATCAGCCGGAGTAATACATTTAACTTCTGAGTCTGGTAATGCATTACCAATAACAGTAGTAGTTCGACCTTCTTCATCATTAGGAACATATACTTTAATTGATTGAATTTCTACTGGTTCATCAATGACACTACCTTCAAGTTCAAAGACTTCGCTATTAGCGTTTGTCTCCAATACGTCCATGATTTCATCTAGTTTACGACGATCAAGTACAGTACCTTCTTCCGCTACAATCTCACCTGTTTCACTATTAACAATTGGTTCTGCTAGTTTTTGATTAAATAAACGGTGTTTTAAATGTAACTTTTTGTTAGCTTTATAACGACCTACACTTGCTAAATCATAGCGTTTAGGATCGAAGAAACGTGAATATAATAAGCTTTTAGCATTTTCTACTGTTGGTGGTTCGCCAGGACGCAAACGTTCATAAATTTCTAATAAAGCTTGTTCTGTATTTTCAGTTCCATCTTTTTCTAATGTATTACGTAAATATTCACTGTCTCCTATTAAATCAACGATTTCTTGATCAGTTGAGAAACCTAGCGCACGTAACAATACAGTTAATGGTAATTTACGTGTTCTATCGATACGAACATAAACGACATCTTTAGCATCTGTTTCATATTCTAACCAAGCACCACGGTTAGGAATAATAGTCGCATCATAATTTTCACGACCGTTTTTATCAATTTTTTCGTTGAAATAAACAGATGGTGAACGTACTAATTGAGACACGATAACACGCTCAGCACCATTGATAACAAATGTACCTGTGTCTGTCATTAATGGGAAATCACCCATGAAGACTTCTTGTTCTTTTACTTCGCCTGTTTCTTTAATAATGAGACGTACTTTGACACGAAGAGGTGCAGCATAAGTAGCGTCACGATTTTTAGATTCTTCTAAATCATAATTTGGTTCACCTAATCTATAATCTACAAATTCTAAAGATAGGTTGCCTGTGAAATCTTCAATTGGTGAAATGTCTCTAAACATTTCTAATAACCCTTCTTTAAGGAACCAATCATAAGATTTAGTTTGAATTTCTATTAAGTTTGGTAATTCTAATACTTCTGAAATTCTCGCATAATTTCTACGTTTACGATGTCTTCCATATTGGACAACTTGACCTGCCAAACAGATTCACCCCTCAAAAATTGTGCGTTTCCCTTTACTTACTCATTGAATATAAAAGACAAAAAGAAAACGGCAACACGTACGATGACACCATTTTCGATTTATATTTATACTTAATTTATTTATCCATTTTACGTAAAAGTACACACTTATTGAACATAAATTTTTACATTTTATAACTATATCAGAATACGATATTGAAATCAACCTTTTGAGCTTTTCAAAATATAATAGCCTTTACTTTTAGTAACAACTTCTACGTTATTAAATAGCTCTTCCATTCTTTTTTTCGCTGATGGCATACCTTGCTTTTTTTGAATGACAACATATAATGAACCTGCCTCTTTAAGATGAGCAAATGCTTCCTCAAAGATACGATGAACAACATCTTTTCCAGCACGAATAGGTGGATTTGTTAGTATGTAATTGAATTGAACTTCTACTGCAGATAAACATTCACTTTCAATAATAGTTGCATTGTCTATTTGGTTTTTGGTTTGATTCATTTCTGCCAAAGCAAGCGCTCTACAATTGACATCTAACATTGTTATTCGATGATGCGGAGACACTTTTGCAATTGTTAAACCAATTGGTCCATACCCACACCCTACATCTGCAATAGACTTACTAGGTCCAGGCGGATGTTCTTTTAAAAAAGTCTGAATCAACAAATCTGAACCAAAATCTACTCTATCCTTAGAAAACACGCCTGCATCTGTTGTAAATTCTAATTGTGTTTGATTAAAGTAGTAACTAATTTTCTTTTGGTTACTTTTTACATTCGGCTGTTCATCATAATAATGACTCATATCTACACCTCTATTGACATCATTCAATTTAAAATTAATTAAAAGTTAAAATCCTCAATATAACTATAAATTAAGCAAAAACCCCGTTAATTTAATAACGGGGTTTTAATTTCTCAAAGAATTCAGGTTGTATTCGTCTCGACTATACTTATAACATAGGTCGAACAAATCTCTTCAACCTCATTATTTAATTAGATAGTAGAGACTATTTTAATTCTACGCTAGCTCCAACTTCTTCTAATTGTTCTTTAAGTTTTTCAGCTTCTTCTTTAGGCATAGCTTCTTTAATTACTTTAGGAGCTCCGTCAACTAATTCTTTAGCATCTTTTAATCCTAAGCCAGTTGCTTCTTTAACTGCTTTAACAACTTTGATTTTAGAAGATCCAGCTGAAGTTAATTCAACGTCAAATTCAGTTTTTTCAGCTGCTGCGTCTCCGCCACCAGCTGCACCTGCTGCTGCTACAGGAGGTGCTGCAGTCACACCAAATTCTTCTTCAATTGCTTTTACTAAATCGTTTAATTCTAATACTGACATTTCTTTAATTGCTTCAATGATTTGTTCTTGATTAGCCATTTTACAATTCCTCCATTTAATTTAAATTTTTATGCGCAATTATTCAGCGCTTTCTTCTTTTTGTTCTCCAACAGCTTTAACTGCATAAGCGAAGTTGCGTACTGGAGCTTGTAATACTGATAAAAGCATTGATACAAGACCATCGTGTGAAGGTAATGAACCAACAGTTTTAACTTCTTCAGCTGAAATAACGTTACCTTCCATAACACCTGTGTTTACTTCTAAAGCTTCGTGTTCTTTAGCAAATCCTGAGATAACTTTTGCTGGCGCAACAACATCTTCAGTTGAAGTTGCAATTGCTGTAGGACCTGTTAAAAACTCATCTAAGCCTTCAATACCTGCTTGTTCAGCTGCACGACGAACCATAGTGTTTTTATAAACTTTATATTTAACACCTACTTCACGTAATTGTGAACGTAATTCAGTAACTTCTGCTACAGTTAATCCACGGTAGTCAACGATTACTGTTGAAACTGAATTTTTAAGTTGTTCAGCAATAGTATCTACTTGTTGTTTTTTTGCTTCAATGATAGCAGACATTCAGACACCTCCATTTAAATTTTTTCGGTGCTTTTTTAATTTCAATAAAAAAAGCACTTTCTACCCACGGCAAAAAGTGCTTGAAAGATCATTAATCATCACGTTCAAGTCAATTTTAGCCTCGGTAGGATTGAATTTTTAAGTTAAACATAACTCCTACTGTCTTAGGTAAAATAATCACAATTATCAATATAACTGCTTTAATGTAATAAGTCAACAAAAAATTACAGACTGAAGTAATTAATCTATCAGTCTGTAATTGTGTTGAATTTATAAAATTTATAATTTAAAAGATGAAGTATCAACTTTAACTCCAGGACCCATTGTTGTTGTAACAGCAACAGATTTAAAGTAAGTACCTTTAGCTGATGATGGTTTAGCTTTAGCTAATACATCTTGTAAAGTATCAAAGTTTTCAACTAATTTTTCTTCGTCAAATGAAACTTTACCGATTGAAGCATGTACGATACCTGCTTTTTCAGCACGGTATTCAACTTTACCAGCTTTGATTTCTTCAACCGCTTTTTTAACGTCCATAGTTACAGTACCAGTTTTAGGGTTTGGCATTAATCCTTTAGGTCCTAAAACTCGACCTAATTTGCCAACTTCGCCCATCATGTCTGGAGTAGCTACAACTACATCAAAATCAAACCAACCTTGTTGGATTTTTTGAACGTAGTCTGCCTCACCTACATAATCTGCACCTGCTTCTTCAGCTTCAGTGATTTTATCACCTTTAGCGAAAACTAATACACGTTGTGATTTACCAGTTCCATGAGGTAAAACTACTGCGCCACGGATTTGTTGGTCATTTTTACGTGTATCAATTCCTAAACGGAATGCAACTTCAACAGAAGCGTCAAAGTTAGCAATGCTAGTTTCTTTAACTAATTTAATTGCTTCTTCAACACTATAGTATTGAGTACGATCAACTTTACTAGCTGCTTCTTGATACTTTTTACCTTTTTTAGCCATTTATTGTTCCTCCTTTAGTGGTTTTAGCGGAATTTCCTCCCACATTTACTTGCTTCTTGCAAGTTAAGAGCAGATAACAAATGAAAGTTAATATTATTACAATATAAACATCAACTCATCAATAGACAATATTAATTGGATGCCTTCTCTGTTACCTGCTTTGTATCGTCTAAATTAAATTCGTTTCAAATTAATTTACTAACTTAGCTTTTTTACTGCACAGTGATACCCATGCTACGTGCAGTACCTTCAATAATACGCATAGCTGCTTCTTCGTCTGCAGCATTTAAATCTTGCATCTTAGTTTGAGCAATTTCTCGTACTTGATCTTTAGTTACTGATGCAACTTTTATTTTGTTAGGTTCACCAGAACCTTTATCAACGCCAGCTGCTTTTTTAAGTAGTACTGGAGCCGGTGGAGTTTTTGTAATAAATGTAAATGAACGGTCTTCATATACACTGATTTCTACCGGAATGATTAAACCTGCTTGTTCTTGAGTACGTGCGTTGAACTCTTTACAGAATCCCATAATGTTCACACCTGCTTGACCTAATGCTGGACCAACTGGTGGTGCCGGGTTTGCTTTACCTGCAGGAATTTGCAATTTAACTACTTTTTCTACTTTTTTAGCCACGATGTGCACCTCCTTGATATCGTGATGTGGTCACAGGGCTCAGTTTTGCCCTCCCACTCTTAAAAACATTTCGTGACGAAATGAACGCTCTAAAAGCGCGACCACATTATTTTAACACTCAAACTATTAAAAAATCAATAGTAAAATTTCATCTTTATCATGAAAACGATTTGAGTGTAACTAGATTCTTAACTGATTATATTTAAAGTTTTTCTATTTGATCAAATTCAACTTCTACTGGTGTTTCGCGACCAAACATATCTACTAACACAGTAAGTTTAAACTTGTTTGTCTCGATTTCTTGTACTTCTCCAACCTGATTAGCAAATGGTCCTGATTTAATACGAACTTGTTCTCCCACATCTAGTTCAACATCAATCGTTTTTTCTTTAAGGCCCATTTGTTTAAGGATGAAGCGTACTTCTTCAGGAAGTAAGGGATTAGGTTTAGAGCCTGCTCCAGCTGAACCTACAAATCCCGTAACTCCAGGAGTGTTTCTTACCACATACCAAGATTGGTCAGTCATGACAAGTTCAACTAATACATAACCAGGAAAAGTCTTTTTCACAAGCTTTTTAGCTTTACCATCTTTAACTTGAGTTTCTTCCTCTTCTGGTATGACAACTCTGAAAATTTGTTCAGTCATGTTCATAGATTCTACTCTTTTTTCTAAATTCTTTTTAACTTTATTCTCATATCCAGAATAAGTATGTACAGCATACCAACGCTTAGCGCCTACTTCTTCAGACATGTCTCCACTCCTAACCTAAAAATAATTGTTTTAATGTATTAATTCCTATGTCTAAGGCATAGAAAAAGACTAAGAAAAATATAACAGTATATACAACGATTACCGTGTATTTAAATAATTCTTCTTTAGTTGGCCAACTCGTTTTTTCCATTTCTGACTTTACGCCTTTAAAGAAGTTCTCTTTTTTAGCCATTTATAAGACCTCCACATTTTGTGACTCTTTATCAAAGTCTGATTCATTTTAATTGATTGTTATTAGCTTATTTAGATTCTTTATGAACGGTATGCGCATTACACTTTGGACAAAACTTTTTTAACGTCAGTCGTGTTGCAGAACCTTCGTTTTTTACAACAATATAATTACGATTGCCACAAACTTCACAATTTAAAGGTACTTTCTTCACAATTATTCACCTTTACTCATTATAATACCAATATACTATACATAAATGTCATAATAAATGTCAAACTTACTCTTCACTAAATATCGACTCTATTTTTTAGTATTAAAAATCTTTTTTAATTCTTAAATTCGCGCTTGAATTTTATTTTACACCGGTGAATGGCATTATAAACAACTTTTTCTTTCACTTCTAAAATGGTTGCTATTTCTTTGGGTTTATAATCTTTGAGCAATAACTGAATAATTGATTTTTCCATCTGACTTAACGTTTGCGATTGAATATCAAACATTGCTGATAATTCTTTTCTCAAAATACTTCTTTCAATATCATTGATTGCTAAAGCGCAATGGTAATCTACAACATACTCGTTAATCAACCGAGGGTATCTATGATTATCTGCTTTTAACTTTCTAAAATAATCATATTTTACTGAGCATATTAATAAAAATATATAATGTTCAAATGAAATACCGCGACTGAAATCGAATGATTGCAATGCTCGGTACAACTTGATAATAATATCTTGAAATATATCCTCAAGTTCAAAATGATTATTTGTTATATATCTGATTTTTCTATAAATCAAGGGTCTGAGATAATATATTAAATCCTCAAACCATTGCTCAAAATGACTGTTGTCTAAATTACTTTGATTCTGTGATATTAGTTCTAGTTGACTGTAATTAAATTCCATACCTCTAACCTTTCAAATGAGTTGAGGTTAGTTTATATGAATAGCTTTTAAAATCGCAATAGTACTTAATCAGTCCTTTTTGTGGTTGCCACGTCTAATTTTTTCAAATTCTTCAAGAATCTCATTTGATAACTGAATTCGCGTTCTTGGCTTCTTTTCACTAAAATCATTTATAGATTTATTAACGGTTATTTCGTTTTCTTTTAAATCACGCCACATTTCTCTGGAAGAAATTCGGTATGCTCCTGAACCGAATATCGCGTGTTGTTCGCTCATATCACTTGTTACCACAGTAATATGGGTCGTATGTTTATCATAGAGTTGATATACGTAACGTTCAATAAAGCTATCTGCTGTTTCTTTTTCTTTAGTAAACACTGTTTTCACACCATGATAAACATACTCTCTTTCAATACCTGATTGTTCGTATGCA
Proteins encoded in this region:
- the rplA gene encoding 50S ribosomal protein L1, whose protein sequence is MAKKGKKYQEAASKVDRTQYYSVEEAIKLVKETSIANFDASVEVAFRLGIDTRKNDQQIRGAVVLPHGTGKSQRVLVFAKGDKITEAEEAGADYVGEADYVQKIQQGWFDFDVVVATPDMMGEVGKLGRVLGPKGLMPNPKTGTVTMDVKKAVEEIKAGKVEYRAEKAGIVHASIGKVSFDEEKLVENFDTLQDVLAKAKPSSAKGTYFKSVAVTTTMGPGVKVDTSSFKL
- the rplK gene encoding 50S ribosomal protein L11; amino-acid sequence: MAKKVEKVVKLQIPAGKANPAPPVGPALGQAGVNIMGFCKEFNARTQEQAGLIIPVEISVYEDRSFTFITKTPPAPVLLKKAAGVDKGSGEPNKIKVASVTKDQVREIAQTKMQDLNAADEEAAMRIIEGTARSMGITVQ
- the nusG gene encoding transcription termination/antitermination protein NusG, whose protein sequence is MSEEVGAKRWYAVHTYSGYENKVKKNLEKRVESMNMTEQIFRVVIPEEEETQVKDGKAKKLVKKTFPGYVLVELVMTDQSWYVVRNTPGVTGFVGSAGAGSKPNPLLPEEVRFILKQMGLKEKTIDVELDVGEQVRIKSGPFANQVGEVQEIETNKFKLTVLVDMFGRETPVEVEFDQIEKL
- the secE gene encoding preprotein translocase subunit SecE; translation: MAKKENFFKGVKSEMEKTSWPTKEELFKYTVIVVYTVIFFLVFFYALDIGINTLKQLFLG
- the rpmG gene encoding 50S ribosomal protein L33 codes for the protein MKKVPLNCEVCGNRNYIVVKNEGSATRLTLKKFCPKCNAHTVHKESK
- a CDS encoding RNA polymerase sigma factor; its protein translation is MEFNYSQLELISQNQSNLDNSHFEQWFEDLIYYLRPLIYRKIRYITNNHFELEDIFQDIIIKLYRALQSFDFSRGISFEHYIFLLICSVKYDYFRKLKADNHRYPRLINEYVVDYHCALAINDIERSILRKELSAMFDIQSQTLSQMEKSIIQLLLKDYKPKEIATILEVKEKVVYNAIHRCKIKFKREFKN
- a CDS encoding NYN domain-containing protein, with the translated sequence MKERYLIIDGYNMIGQSSTLSAIAKESLEEAREQLLDVIANYNALVADEIVCVFDAYEQSGIEREYVYHGVKTVFTKEKETADSFIERYVYQLYDKHTTHITVVTSDMSEQHAIFGSGAYRISSREMWRDLKENEITVNKSINDFSEKKPRTRIQLSNEILEEFEKIRRGNHKKD